The Thermoanaerobaculia bacterium region GCACTCGCCGTCTTCGTGGGTGACGCGGTAGCCGCCGGCATCGCCGCGCTCCGAACGGATGCGCTCGACGCCGCCGGCCAGGAGGCCGGGACCGTCGTAGATCGGCGAGAAGCTCTGGTCGCGCGGCGGGCGAAGGCGCCGCCCCAGCTCGGCGGGGGCCGCGTCGTGGGTGAGAGGCAGATCGCTCCAGACGTTCTCGCCGGCGAGCCGCTGCTCGAAGCCGTGGCTGGCGCTCTCGCGATCGAGATGGAGAACGATCGTCTGGGCGGGATGGGGCGCCATGACAGCAAGTCTAGCCGGGGCGCGATAGATTGCACCGGTCATGCCTCTGCCGCGGCACTTCGTCCTTCATCTCGTGTCGCTCGCCTTCGCGATCGCGATCGCCTTCGCGCTCATCGAGCCGGTGCCGGTGACGCTCGAGACCGCCACCCAGGGGATGACCTTCCCGATCGACAAACTGGTGCATTTCGGCCTGTTCCTGGTGGCCGCCGTGCCCTGGCGGCGTTCGCTCGCGGTGGCG contains the following coding sequences:
- a CDS encoding VanZ family protein; this translates as MPLPRHFVLHLVSLAFAIAIAFALIEPVPVTLETATQGMTFPIDKLVHFGLFLVAAVPWRRSLAVAGVPSPGVAVVVAAAAYGGLLEIVQGLFTARDAELLDMAAGALGAAVAVGLLRWVRPPKVPA